One Pseudoalteromonas sp. UG3-2 DNA window includes the following coding sequences:
- the aceE gene encoding pyruvate dehydrogenase (acetyl-transferring), homodimeric type → MSEVNKIDVDALETQEWLQALESVVKEEGVERAQFLLEQVLEQARLDGVDMPTGTTTNYVNTIPAADEPAYPGDVNIERRIRSIIRWNAVMIVLRASKKDLELGGHMASYQSSAAFYEMCFNHFFRAPNEKDGGDLVYYQGHISPGIYSRAFVEGRLTEEQLDNFRQEVDGKGLSSYPHPKLMPEFWQFPTVSMGLGPIASIYQARFLKYLDGRGLKDTSEQRVYAFLGDGEMDEPESRGAISFAAREKLDNLCYLINCNLQRLDGPVMGNGKIIQELEGLFKGAGWNVIKVVWGSGWDKLLAKDTTGKLLQLMNETVDGDYQTYKSKDGAYVREHFFGRYPETAALVADMTDEEIFALKRGGHEPSKLFAAFKAAQETKGRPTVILAKTVKGYGMGAAAEGKNVAHQVKKMDMTHVEHLRSRLGLDDLVSDEQLKDLPYLTLEEDSKEYEYLHQRRKALHGYTPQRLPNFSEDLTIPELDAFKPLLEEQKRDISTTMAYVRALNILLKDKNIGKNIVPIIADEARTFGMEGLFRQIGIYNPHGQNYKPEDRDIVSYYKEATSGQVLQEGINELGAMSSWVAAATSYSTNDLPMIPFYIYYSMFGFQRVGDMAWMAGDQQARGFLLGATAGRTTLNGEGLQHEDGHSHIQAGTVPNCISYDPTFAFEVAVILQDGIRRMYGPDQENVFYYLTLMNENYHQPAMPEGAEEGIRKGIYKLESYAGNKAQVQLMGSGTILNEVRKAAQILSDDYGVGSDVFSVTSFNELARDGQDAERFNMLNPGAEQKVPYITSVVGDAPAIAATDYMKSYADQVRAFMPSASYKVLGTDGYGRSDSRENLRRHFEVNAGYVVVAALTELVKQGSVEKSVVSEAIKKFDIDTSKTNPLYA, encoded by the coding sequence ATGTCTGAAGTCAATAAAATTGACGTAGACGCGCTCGAAACCCAAGAATGGTTACAGGCGCTTGAGTCGGTCGTAAAAGAAGAAGGCGTCGAACGCGCTCAATTCTTGTTAGAACAAGTATTAGAGCAAGCACGTCTTGATGGCGTAGATATGCCTACAGGCACTACGACTAACTATGTCAACACTATCCCAGCTGCAGATGAACCTGCATACCCAGGGGATGTTAATATTGAGCGTCGTATTCGCTCAATCATTCGTTGGAATGCCGTGATGATCGTTCTTCGTGCCTCGAAGAAAGATCTTGAGCTGGGCGGGCATATGGCGTCTTATCAGTCGTCAGCTGCTTTTTATGAAATGTGTTTCAACCATTTCTTCCGCGCGCCAAATGAAAAAGACGGCGGCGATTTAGTGTATTACCAAGGTCATATTTCTCCAGGTATTTACTCGCGTGCTTTTGTTGAAGGACGTTTAACCGAAGAGCAATTAGACAACTTCCGTCAAGAAGTGGATGGCAAAGGTCTTTCTTCTTACCCGCATCCGAAGTTAATGCCAGAGTTTTGGCAGTTCCCAACGGTATCTATGGGTCTAGGTCCGATTGCTTCAATCTATCAAGCGCGTTTCCTTAAGTACCTAGATGGTCGTGGTCTCAAGGATACGTCTGAGCAGCGCGTTTACGCTTTCCTTGGTGATGGTGAAATGGACGAGCCAGAATCACGTGGTGCGATTTCTTTTGCCGCTCGTGAAAAGCTCGACAACCTTTGCTACCTAATCAACTGTAACCTACAACGCCTAGATGGCCCAGTAATGGGTAACGGTAAGATCATTCAAGAGCTTGAAGGCCTATTTAAAGGTGCCGGCTGGAACGTGATTAAAGTGGTGTGGGGTTCAGGCTGGGATAAGCTACTGGCAAAAGACACCACAGGTAAATTGCTACAGCTGATGAACGAAACCGTGGATGGCGATTACCAAACGTATAAATCAAAAGATGGCGCCTACGTCCGCGAGCATTTCTTTGGTCGTTACCCAGAAACCGCAGCTTTGGTTGCTGACATGACCGACGAAGAAATCTTTGCGCTGAAGCGTGGTGGTCATGAACCATCTAAGCTGTTTGCCGCGTTTAAAGCCGCGCAAGAAACCAAAGGCCGTCCAACCGTTATCCTAGCTAAGACCGTTAAAGGTTATGGCATGGGTGCGGCGGCTGAAGGTAAAAACGTTGCCCACCAAGTGAAGAAAATGGACATGACGCACGTTGAGCATTTACGTTCACGTTTGGGTCTGGATGACTTGGTATCCGATGAGCAATTAAAAGACTTGCCATACCTTACGCTGGAAGAAGACTCAAAAGAATATGAGTACTTACATCAGCGTCGTAAAGCACTTCATGGTTACACGCCGCAGCGCTTACCAAATTTCTCAGAAGACTTAACTATCCCTGAGCTTGATGCGTTTAAGCCACTACTGGAAGAGCAAAAGCGTGATATCTCTACCACCATGGCTTATGTGCGTGCTCTGAATATCCTGCTCAAAGACAAAAACATTGGCAAAAACATTGTGCCAATTATTGCCGATGAAGCGCGTACCTTTGGTATGGAAGGCTTGTTCCGTCAAATTGGTATTTATAACCCGCACGGCCAGAACTATAAGCCAGAAGATCGCGACATTGTTTCTTACTACAAAGAAGCCACCTCTGGTCAGGTACTGCAAGAAGGCATTAACGAACTCGGTGCTATGTCTTCATGGGTAGCGGCGGCAACGTCATACTCAACTAACGACCTACCGATGATCCCGTTCTATATCTACTACTCCATGTTTGGTTTCCAACGTGTAGGCGATATGGCGTGGATGGCGGGCGACCAGCAAGCACGTGGTTTCTTACTAGGTGCAACGGCTGGTCGTACAACGCTTAACGGTGAAGGTCTTCAGCACGAAGATGGTCACTCACATATTCAAGCGGGTACCGTACCTAACTGTATCTCTTACGACCCAACCTTTGCCTTTGAAGTGGCGGTGATTCTGCAAGACGGTATTCGTCGTATGTACGGTCCAGATCAGGAAAACGTGTTCTATTACCTGACTCTAATGAATGAAAACTATCATCAGCCTGCGATGCCAGAAGGAGCCGAAGAGGGTATCCGTAAAGGTATTTACAAGCTTGAAAGCTATGCCGGTAATAAGGCACAAGTTCAGCTGATGGGCTCAGGTACTATCTTGAACGAAGTACGTAAAGCGGCGCAAATCCTAAGCGACGATTATGGTGTGGGCTCTGATGTCTTCTCTGTCACTTCATTTAATGAGCTGGCACGTGATGGTCAGGATGCTGAGCGTTTCAACATGCTTAATCCGGGTGCTGAGCAAAAAGTCCCTTACATTACTAGCGTTGTCGGTGATGCACCTGCTATCGCAGCAACCGACTACATGAAGAGTTACGCCGATCAAGTACGTGCCTTTATGCCAAGCGCATCATACAAGGTGCTAGGTACCGATGGTTACGGTCGTTCAGATAGCCGTGAAAACCTCCGTCGCCACTTTGAAGTGAACGCCGGCTATGTTGTGGTTGCAGCATTAACTGAGCTGGTAAAACAAGGCAGCGTTGAAAAGTCAGTGGTGAGCGAAGCTATCAAGAAATTTGATATCGACACCAGCAAAACTAACCCACTTTACGCATAA
- the pdhR gene encoding pyruvate dehydrogenase complex transcriptional repressor PdhR, with amino-acid sequence MSLKIKAAKLSDVILQQLENMILEGSLLPGEKLPPERELAKQFEVSRPSLREAIQKLEAKGLVTRRQGGGTYVKNQLEEGLTDPLFDLISKHPESQFDLLEFRHALEGIAAYYAALRGTENDFAKVQQSFDNIADVGEDLMLKARAINAFHFTVAEASHNVVLLHLVKGMQSLLEQNVLQNLTVLVQKSDVSEQLGEHRKLLLDAVINGNPEQARLASNAHLAFIEEALLEAGKERSRIERSLRRTKQQ; translated from the coding sequence ATGTCTTTAAAGATAAAAGCAGCAAAGTTATCCGACGTAATACTCCAGCAACTTGAGAATATGATCCTCGAGGGGTCGTTGTTACCTGGAGAAAAGCTGCCGCCAGAACGTGAGCTTGCCAAGCAATTTGAGGTATCACGACCGTCTCTAAGAGAGGCGATTCAGAAATTAGAAGCAAAAGGCTTAGTCACTCGTCGTCAAGGCGGCGGTACCTACGTCAAAAATCAGCTGGAAGAGGGCTTAACTGATCCCTTATTTGATTTGATCAGTAAACACCCAGAGTCACAGTTTGATTTGCTCGAGTTTCGTCATGCCCTTGAGGGCATTGCCGCCTATTATGCGGCGCTCCGTGGCACCGAAAATGACTTTGCAAAAGTACAACAAAGCTTTGATAACATCGCCGATGTTGGTGAAGACTTAATGCTGAAGGCAAGGGCGATTAACGCCTTTCACTTTACCGTAGCAGAAGCATCTCATAATGTGGTGTTACTTCACTTAGTCAAAGGCATGCAGTCATTGCTGGAGCAAAACGTGTTGCAAAACTTAACGGTATTGGTACAAAAGTCCGATGTCAGTGAGCAACTCGGCGAGCACCGAAAGTTGTTATTAGATGCGGTGATCAATGGTAATCCAGAGCAAGCACGCTTAGCCAGTAACGCCCACTTAGCCTTTATCGAAGAGGCACTACTGGAAGCCGGTAAAGAGCGTTCACGCATTGAACGTTCTTTACGTAGAACCAAGCAGCAGTAA
- a CDS encoding DUF1570 domain-containing protein, with the protein MTKQTCGVIKQKLFQVQKPSNNRAFALHLTGLNMNASFVREAEKRLWLIYHFYRYALSQSAQKVAFPTIQLNMHIAANESDYNSLIRAREGQPEGTDGMYFLLENQGFVKYSGDEKQALSTLVHEAVHALNFYFFGFTPRWVTEGLAVYFENLSMTKDNQFVIKPALNGWLTKKGLLNNHFNALDIDTLFNSEGQWQTDQKHTLYANAYLFTSFMHDKNPKLLYEYLQQERSNPCNIIPAERSASLLRNYQPTIESEYLHYQQQPVIATFGEYEILD; encoded by the coding sequence ATGACCAAGCAAACATGTGGCGTCATTAAGCAAAAACTATTTCAAGTACAAAAGCCAAGTAATAATCGAGCTTTTGCTTTACACCTTACCGGGCTTAATATGAATGCAAGTTTTGTAAGAGAAGCTGAAAAACGACTTTGGTTGATCTATCACTTTTATAGATACGCCTTAAGCCAATCAGCGCAAAAAGTAGCTTTCCCAACAATCCAATTAAATATGCACATTGCCGCTAATGAGAGCGATTACAACTCTCTTATTCGAGCCCGTGAAGGGCAACCGGAAGGGACTGATGGAATGTATTTTTTGCTCGAAAATCAGGGATTCGTTAAATATAGCGGCGATGAGAAGCAAGCGCTTAGCACTTTAGTACACGAAGCAGTGCATGCTTTAAACTTTTATTTTTTTGGTTTTACTCCTAGGTGGGTTACCGAAGGCTTAGCAGTATATTTTGAAAACTTGAGCATGACTAAAGATAATCAATTTGTTATTAAGCCTGCTTTAAACGGCTGGTTAACCAAAAAAGGGTTGTTAAACAATCACTTCAATGCACTTGATATTGATACTCTATTTAACAGTGAAGGTCAGTGGCAGACCGACCAGAAGCACACTCTCTATGCCAACGCTTACCTTTTCACCTCATTTATGCACGATAAAAACCCTAAATTGCTTTACGAGTATTTACAGCAAGAGCGCAGCAATCCATGCAATATCATTCCAGCAGAGCGAAGTGCTTCACTGCTACGTAATTATCAACCCACTATAGAGTCAGAATATTTACATTACCAACAACAGCCGGTTATCGCGACTTTTGGAGAGTATGAAATATTGGATTAG
- a CDS encoding substrate-binding periplasmic protein — MKILAFAFAFFVTLAHAADTPRVINITTGQWPPYLDQSKRDQGCVAALIRDAFALHDIKVRFIFMPWQRAYEEGKKAAYAGSAYWYYSKRRALEYIYTQHALTIETSRFYHHESLPLEFRSYQDLKPFKLLLNKGLTYPDELLAAIDKYQIQTLHNTYASKNVALVLRDRADVMIMNERTAEAYMADLAPQDAAQIVAQEVPAFIRKGYLLINKHQPQLAAVFDAGISTLWSDGDYVTDYHQRCTWF, encoded by the coding sequence ATGAAAATACTTGCGTTCGCTTTTGCCTTTTTTGTAACTCTGGCTCATGCTGCGGACACCCCTCGTGTTATCAATATTACCACTGGGCAATGGCCGCCATACCTAGATCAGAGTAAACGCGATCAAGGTTGTGTTGCCGCCCTTATTCGAGATGCTTTTGCGCTCCATGATATCAAAGTGCGGTTTATTTTTATGCCGTGGCAACGCGCCTACGAAGAAGGCAAAAAGGCCGCCTACGCCGGCAGTGCGTATTGGTATTACAGCAAACGTCGCGCTTTGGAATACATTTATACCCAGCATGCCCTCACTATTGAAACCAGCCGTTTTTACCACCATGAATCGCTGCCGCTTGAGTTTCGTTCTTACCAAGATCTTAAGCCCTTTAAGCTACTCTTAAATAAAGGTTTAACCTATCCAGATGAATTGTTGGCTGCGATTGATAAGTATCAAATTCAAACACTACATAACACTTACGCCAGTAAAAATGTTGCGCTTGTTCTGCGCGATCGCGCGGATGTGATGATAATGAATGAGCGCACTGCCGAGGCTTACATGGCCGACTTGGCGCCACAAGATGCCGCGCAAATCGTTGCTCAAGAGGTTCCCGCGTTTATTAGAAAAGGCTATCTGCTTATCAATAAGCACCAGCCTCAATTGGCCGCTGTGTTCGACGCTGGCATTAGCACATTATGGTCAGACGGTGACTATGTTACGGATTATCACCAGCGCTGCACTTGGTTTTGA